The Paraburkholderia hospita region TGCCGCATCCGCACGAGGACCATTTGGCTTACTGCGAGTTCTTCACTGCCGCGACGAGCGCTTTCACGGCATCCGCAGACGACTGATTCGAATTGAAGAAGTGCGTGACGACGTCATACACGGCGTTCTTCGGACCATCGGGCATCGCGTGTCCGTGCGCGAAGCTGCCGACCATCGAGTCCGTCTTGAGGGCGGCGCGCATGTCGTTCATCGACTTCTTGCCGCATTCGTCGAAGCCGTCCTGAGGCACATCGAGACGCGCAGGAATCGAGCCTTTGATCTGGTTGAATTTCGCCTGGACGCCCTTGTCCATGATGGTCGACGCAAACGCGTACTCGCCGGGGAGACTCGCGTCGCCCTTCTTGAAGCCCGCGAACTGGTCGGTGTTGAAGATGAATGCGCCATCCGTTCCGGGATAGTTGAAGCAGAGGTAGTCGACATTCGGCTGCTTGCCTGCCGACGCAAACTCGCCCTTGGCCCAGTCGCCCATGATCTGCATGGCAGCCTTACCGTTGATGACCATCGATGTGGCGAGATTCCAGTCACGGCCCGGGAAGTTCGGGTCGACCATGCCGCGCAATGCGCGCATCTGGTCGAAGGCCTTTTCCATCGTCTTGGAGCCGAGCGCGCTGGGGTCCAGCTTGACCAGCGCCTGCTGATAGAACTTCGGGCCGCCCGCCGACATCACCGCGCTATCGAAGATCGTCGCTTCCTGCCATGCCTGGCCGCCGTGCGCCAGCGGAATGTAGCCGGCCTTGCGGATCTTGTCGGCGTCCGCGACGAGTTCTTCGAAAGTCTTCGGCGGCGTGAGCTTCAGTTGATCGAAGATCTTCTTGTTCGCCCAGATCCAGTTCGTGCGGTGCACATCGACAGGTGCGGCAACCCAGTGACCATCGACTTTCGAAAATTTCTGGATTGGACCGGGCACGAGCTTGTCCCAGCCTTCCTTCGACGCGACAGGATCGAGGTTCTGCAGATAATCCTCTTGCGCGTATTCAGGGATCGTGAAGCCGAGCATCTGGATCGCATCGGGCGGATTGCCGGACGCGACGCGCGCCTTCAGCACCGTGCGTGCGGCTTCACCGCCGCCGCCCGCGATCGGGCTGTCCTTCCATGCATAGCCCTTGGTTTTGAGGCCGTCTTTCAGTACGGAAAGGGCCTTGGCTTCGCCGCCGGAAGTCCACCAGTGCATGACTTCCACGGTTTTCGTATCGGCCGCGCCAGCGGACAG contains the following coding sequences:
- a CDS encoding ABC transporter substrate-binding protein, producing the protein MYKKRIAAIAVGLVACHALSAGAADTKTVEVMHWWTSGGEAKALSVLKDGLKTKGYAWKDSPIAGGGGEAARTVLKARVASGNPPDAIQMLGFTIPEYAQEDYLQNLDPVASKEGWDKLVPGPIQKFSKVDGHWVAAPVDVHRTNWIWANKKIFDQLKLTPPKTFEELVADADKIRKAGYIPLAHGGQAWQEATIFDSAVMSAGGPKFYQQALVKLDPSALGSKTMEKAFDQMRALRGMVDPNFPGRDWNLATSMVINGKAAMQIMGDWAKGEFASAGKQPNVDYLCFNYPGTDGAFIFNTDQFAGFKKGDASLPGEYAFASTIMDKGVQAKFNQIKGSIPARLDVPQDGFDECGKKSMNDMRAALKTDSMVGSFAHGHAMPDGPKNAVYDVVTHFFNSNQSSADAVKALVAAVKNSQ